The sequence AGCAAAGGACAATTGAAATTACGTGCTTAATTAAATTCGAACACTGTTAAGTGAACTGAATTCTCATTTAAGCTGCATGGTTGATGTTGGTTTCTGTAACACGCCTCTGGTACACAATGGTCCTGTCATGAACACAAGCCCTTCTCTGCATCCTCCCCTAGTGCCagttataatataatatgaccATGAGACAAAAATTGAGTGTTATGAGATTGATTTACACACATGTTATCTGGCAATTTGCTACAGAACAAACGGTAAACCATATGCTCTTCTCTTTCCTAGAGAAGTTCACTCACAGGACATTGCATTGCTCcctttttgcattgcatttttcaaagataAAGCAATATTTAATGTATGATTTGTTCCTGCATTTAAGCTTGATTTCCTAAATCATATTCAGCCTGTCCACGTCAACACAATGACAACAGAACAGCATCTAATATTGACGTGTTACATAACTTAGCAAATTTATTCAACAGGGTTCAAAATCAATCTTATGTGACACTTTAACTAAACATCAAAAATCATTACATAATATAGTTTGACATAATATTGTTTTATAGTTAGACAGTATCatcatacacagacatatatattTCCAAATGAAGTATGCGACAGCCACATTACTGTTGTACCTGGAGTTGAAGGGGAAAGGAGCTGAATATAATGTAGAAAGTGACAGCCCCCACTCCAGTGTTACAGCGAGCTGAGAGTGTGTCTGATGCAGAGGAGCCCTGCACAGTAGCCAAGCATTGGATTTCACCCCGCAGGCAGACAAAAGGGTCTCTGTCCTCATTGTTTCACCATCCTCTCACCTTttccacttacacacacacacacacacacacacacacacgcacctgggcacacacacgctcgcacacacacacacacacacttctaacAGCAGGGCAACAGGGAGAGATCCCAGGCTGTGATAAAAATGGAGGAGCCTCAGCAGAACGGTGTGCTGCAGCCCTTTGAAGTGCATCCAGGGCGTGTCATTAATACGATTCCCAAATTACTTTCCGGGAGCTTTGATCTGCGAAACCGCTGTCACTTAAAGGTAAGAAAGCGTGGAGGAACATGCCGCAGTTGGACTTTCTTTTCGCTGTGCCTAGCACTTTGCACTAAAGGCCTGGGGACCGCGTGCTTGCCGATGCCTGGAAAAAACATGTTCCGACAAATCTCGCTCAGAATGTTTTTCCGTCGTCAAGTCTGCTCCAGACAACTCCCTTATCTCCTTACATATGCGGCACGATGGCTATCTTGTTGCATCTTACATTTCAACATGAACACTCTCTAAGCTCATAACAAACTATCACCAACATCACCCTCCTAAGGCTTAATAAGTTGGTTCTCGCTGGACTTATCGCTGCAAAAACTAATACCCTGGGAATATTTCAACGTGTGTCGCTGGTTTACTCAACAGTGAGTTAAACAGAAGACATGTCAACTCATAatcatatttcagattttttaagaAATCTACTCTCAAGTTATTGCTAAGAGGAGGCCGGTGAGAGGCTGAAATCTGAGCCTTGAATCTTCGAAGCAACTGCTACTGACAGTACAGTACCCAGGGGAGTAACTAATGAGGCTTCAAATCCCGCTACTGTTGCTCTAATTAAGATATAACAAGATAATTAAGATATAACAAGAGAATTAAATATAAAGAGTTATACTTGATGTGcatgactgaaacacacaaagttCAATGGCATAATTTTTAATGCCACTGGTAACAGCAGTTAATTAACACGTACATTAAATTTTCAGcatttacagaaaatacagaaaatttaCAGCAAAGCctatatgaatgaaatgatgtCCAGCTGCCAGCGTGCCATTAGCCCGCCACAAAGCTGAGATGCAAAGTCAACCGCAAACCATGACGAGCACTGCAGAACTGAGAGGTTTAACATCCACATAAAGCCATAAAGCCATGGGACTATCCTGAAAGCCATGGGACTATCCTGAAAACCACCCTATCAATGAATGAGAGATGCCCCTCTAGCCCTCTGCTGACCATCTCCACTAACAGACTGCTAATTTATCTCTGATGATGTACATACGCGTCACTCTATACATATGTAGCATTTACTTTcgtattgaaatatttttctggAGCTTCCCTTCTGCACCTCTTTACTAGGGGTCAGAGAACCATTTTaagtttttctctgctttttctaTCCTTTTGGAAAacctctgcacagcacttggaGAAAACTTTGGTTGTACAATGTGCTACATTGATGTTATTTgttataatgtttttttgtcttggcTGAGACAGCTGTGGACATGAGTCAGATAGCTCTGATCATAGCCACTGCAGCTAGTCTTCACATATGTACTggttcacaaacacagcagacgTTTTAAGAGGATTAACAAGAGTACACCGCTGTAATTTACTTTATGACGACCAGCAACCAGAGCCTGCATTTACAACACCTGAAATCCATGTGCCGTAACCACAGCACTATTCAAACACTGCCCTCCTGTGtctgaacagaaacaaactgcagaTAAACTGAAGCCGCTAACTGCCTGAACAAAGGTAATCAAGCACATTCATTGCTGGTCATTCACTGAAAGCCCAGTGTTTATACACTTACACATTCATTGCATCAGTAAGGGCTGAGCAGATCTCTACCTTCATTTCTTTGAGGAATCACTGAAACTGGGAAACATCTTGGagcacatctctctctgcctttccatGAAGTTCTTGTTAGCGCTGCAAAATACCACAGGatgcttgtgtttttctttctgtgggtCAAATATTCACGTCACCTTTGAACAAAGGAACCAACGGACGTGCgtaaaacaaaagggaaaaaacaaacttaCACCTCAAGTTTCTTCAGCAAGTTGTTAATGTCGCTGTTGAATGGTTTCTTGGCCTGCGCCATCAGAAGAAAATCTAGAGCCTTCTCATAATCGTCCAGCTCGAGATAGGCCTGGAAATCAGTACAGAGGTTGAACACCACCTTGATGAATGAGTGCTTTGCCCTCTCACAACACTGTTCTTAATGTTGCACTACCAGTTGAAACTTTATCTGAAGCAATGAACATTGAATATGACAGACCATTGTCTCATTCAAAAATGAGCACTGTTGTTAACTCAGATGCTTAAGTattgcatttaaacataaagTATGTCTTTCAGAGAATGAGACATATGTGGTGATGTGTCTGGCTGGGtgaagcatttataaatcaattACATCTAAGGTTTCAGATTTTCCAGACTAACATGTTCAAAGCCTGGGAAACTTTCACACCTCTTATGGGGAAACACCAGAAGAACCACAAATGAACTTAAAGAACATTCATGTCCAGGATATACGCTGACAGTGCAAATGGAACACAGACATTCTTGCATTTTGCAGTGATATACGTTTCAACCATGAGAAATTTCTTAAAAGCCATATCAGTTGTATTCTTCCAACAGAGAAATGCTGTATATAGTAATAGActcaaatgaatttcagtttagAAGAAGTATCTATAACAGAAAATCCAGAGCACCCAGTTATGTCCCTGGCACGATGCATGATGCCTTTAAACAAGCAATTACCTGCATTGCTAAATAAAGCACAGGTACACAACCAGAGAACAAGAGTCTATATTTTAACTGGGGAAGAAATATTCTGCTTCAACTGTTACCCAAGTATTTTGCTTACATTCCTTCATTCCCTTACTGACACTTAATTTTCCAGGATGGTACCAAGTCTGTTTACTGTTGTAACAAACTCATGTCTTTACCTGGTTTCCAACATCGCCTACAGCCAATGTGAGATTATTCCATCATATAATCATCTTGGTTAAAGTAATCCCAGAATGATGGGAGAAAATGAACTAAGATTAAGAGAAATACAAATAAGTGTTTAAAGTGCACAGTTTAAAGATGGATGATTTTTGCACCATTTCAACATAGGCTAAAAATGAACTAGCTAAATATGCAAAGCAAATCCATTGCTTTCTCTGCAACTGGGGCATATGCTATGGGTCTCTGCAGACAAGAGCGTAGCAATGTCATGTCACATGCTTGTTTTTCCACACAACAACACAGCCCAGTAATATGTTATACATAAAACAGACACCAACATCATTTGTCCAATAAAGACTGAGAAAAACCCCTCAATTTctcagcagaaaaaaggaataaaatgagggaaaaaatcaaGAATACTCAGGATCCCACTCCCCACAGTGCTAGAATTTATATGTAATGGACATCAATTTGAACAAGACATACATGtttaacaatatatatataacaataaaagACTGAAAGACAAGCTACAGGTTATATTTCAGACAAAAGCCTTTGCTGCCCTTCAATGTAAGGTGTCAAAATTCACTTTCAAGTGAAAGGGCCCTGACCTGGCCACAGCGGAAGAGGGCCTTGGTGTTGTCTGGGTCTATCTGCAGGGCCTTCTTCCCATACTGCAGAGCCTTCCCTGGCTTCTCCAGACGCAGCAGGGTCAGGGACATGTTGAGGAAGATGGGCAGCTGCACCCCGGCAATGCTCTTCCGCTCCTCCTCATCCACCAGCTGACGGTTTTTCAGGATAGTCGCAGCCTGGCCGGCAAGCAGAGGGCCACCACGAGACAGGCATGGAAAGAAATGACTGTATTTGACAAACAGCGCCATCTGTAGGGTAGTCATGTCGCTGCATTCTGCCTCTTCACTGACCACAAactgagctaaaaaaaaattgtaaagaCTTGATTTAAGTCAGTATGGTAAATGAAATGTACTCCATTTTCCACTGGTGGGATGATTTACAGGTCAGTGTGGTTTGCCACCCAGTTGTAGGAAATTCCAGGGGAGAAATCTGAGACTAATGTAAGGTGCAACGAGCCAAgtgtaccacacacacaatgttgcACAAGGAGAACTACGAAGAGTTTTTCAACAAATTCTGCATCTGCACAACAAACCTCAGAAACCTCACAAAACAGGCAGCGAACTGTGAAAAAATATGCTTTCTGAAAGGCTGCAAAGGAGTGGTTTTCTGATTATATGTTGTCAAATACTCTGGCAAGTCAACTAAAATCAACTAAATTGAAAAGATACACAACAATGAATAGTCATTATGTACTACCACATATGCTGACATGGGTTTCTACAAAAAACAACTAAGAAtcacatatattaaaaaaaatatcactgaaCCATGTGGTTGTGCaatggaattaaaaaatgtatcacatgtaaaaaaaattccaaggCTATGGTACCAACAACAATCTGATTTTAACATGTACAAATCTGAATAATCTAAggacaaattattttaaaaccagaGAGATTGATGTTACATATACtacaattaatatttttgaatgccccacaaaaaaaaacaaatagaacACACATAGCAACAAGTTATGGCTCAACAGTAATTTGCAAAGCCGTGAAATCCGACCTGTAATGAAGCTGATGGATACAGGCCACTGTGCACACAAAATGACCTCTGTATGAGTTCTGTTTTCCAACCTGCTTGTATCGGTCTTTGGCGTCCTCATAGCGGCTCTGGTTGAAACAGCGGTTTCCAAAGCAGCGCATGGTGTTGACCACATTAAGCAAAGTGGACAGAGGAACAGTGTTCTGCTCTTCCTGGAAAGAGAGGGGATTTCGAATACATTTTATGAGTACGGCCTGTTAGATGTTAGGTGTAAAGTGGGTAGCTGTTCTGGTGCAGGAAACTCTCAGATTAATGGAAGAGCCAGATTGAGAGCCCTCAACTAAGAAAAACAGGTCcaacaaagcatttcaaagaCACAGCCCTTCCTCCACAACTATACCAAGGTAAATTGAAATGGACAATTCACTGAGAAGGTAGAAATtactcaaaagaaaacaacaacaacaacaacaacagcaaaagacATATGCTTTAGTTTTCACTGCCCCTTTACAAAGAAACCCTACCGGTGTCAGGGCGAAGAAATTGTCAACTTCACCAGAGTCCAGGAAGTCGAGGACCTGGACCTCATAGAGCACGGTGGCTGCTGGAGGGATGAGAGGAGGGCAGCCCATATCCCCGTAGGCGTATTTGGGCAGGAAGAGGAAACGCGAGCATTCCCCTTTCCTCATCGTCAGCAGGCCCAGCTCCAGACCACAGAGAGTCACATCTGCAGAACGTCAGGAGCGAACAACATGAGGAGACGCACACCATGGGAACATGGGAAGCAAGCAGACGAGCCCTTCAAAACCGGTCTAGTCGCAGCGCTCCCCGCCCAACGCACCTCTGCCCAGCTTCAACATCCGAGGGTACTTCAGGTGGCGGGTGGTCTCAAACGGCTGGTCAGCATATTCCAGATAGCCAGAGAAATGAACTGGGAACGTGCACAGAGGGTGATGTAGTTAGCTGTGGTTTCTTAACAATACAAGCAGGATCACACTGATTGAGCAgagccatttttttcctgacaatTTGCTAGCAGCTTTCCCGTTTTGAGGAAATTAACTTTTAGTAAAGATAAAGATCTATGCTCAGCAAAACATGGACCTAGGAAAGACcaataatatatacagttttaAGTTACAGCCAACAAAGCAAGTTGGATGTAACTTTAATGTGTAACACATTcacagatgagtgtgtgtgtttttgtgaagtgtgtgtgagtgagaagtTATCTTTTGCTCCAGCAGGACTTTAATACATAGGGAAGGGTGGAAGAATGTGGGATACTTGACACAGATGCATCCCTGGGCACTGGGGCGCCCTCCCCAGCTTGGATCACTTGCTTCAgaatccccccatccccccaaagGTCTTCCATGTGCTGAGCCAGGCGCTGAAAGGGGCTCTGCAACACCAGAAACGGAACGGAAGTAGCAGACGGTACCTGTAACACCACATCCTGGCCATTGTATGGTCAGCAAACATCCCACTCTGTTGTATTGCTTTTCTGgacaattaaatgtgttttacaacAACCACATTGATGACGTATTGTAATACACTGCAAAATTTCAGTGCTATTGTCGTTTAGCTACCCCGTACATTAACGTACATGCTCACATGGAAAACACGTGTAGGACTAGCTATTCGGTGCAATGCTATCTAGCCAAAAACTAAGGTTACACGCAAGGGCTGAGTGTTCATCATCTGCATGAGACTGAACATCACAATCTTGACTTTATACCTGCATGCCTGCTCTTCGCCGCTCCATGGGGTCTAGAAATTGCTGGATTCTGGACGATAGTCCGTTTTTTGACATTCTGGTGACAAAGGACTTTTTTTACGGATATGAAATATTGCGGTAAGTGTTTCCCACTCTGACTTGCACGGATCCAACCTAACTATATGTTCACCTAAAGAGTGGCTGGCGTACTACTCTGCAAGCGGGTAATATTCCTAATATTCGCGAGAAAACTCGTGCGGCGGGAATCGCACTTGGAGCCAATCTTTGGTGAAGCCCTGGTGTGAAGGAGGagcttaattgttttttttttccacaagaacGGTTGTACCAGAAGTGCCTCGGAAAAATGGTGTGGAAGTACACACTCATAGATAAATCGATCAGTAATCTGCCCCAGGCCTCAAAGTCCCACGTCACGTGGACGGATGTTGTCTGTCCTGCAGCTCGTCTTAATTTCGCGATTCATTACATCCCATTAATtgctttacattaatttagctgAGGCTCTCACCCAGAGTGAGATCCATCACAAGAGAActgaagtgtatccatccaaatATTACGATCAACAGTACCAAACCTAATTaacctaattaattaattaattgtgcTTATTTGAGACTTGACAATCTAGAAACTATCGTCAGACACCATAAGACACATAATATCCAGATTCCTCTGGCTGTGGAAACGACTCTCCTCTTCTGTATactattttattgttttgagtACCACAAGACacaggggagggtggggagtACTTGCAACTCAATCACATGGAATTATGTCTGTAAACATGCAATTACATCATATCTCCATATGGAAGAAAGTTCGAATCAAAGCTTTTAATATCAGTCACAATGGCGTTATAATCGGTGTGATCACAACTGAAGACTGGCCTGTGAATCTCCA comes from Megalops cyprinoides isolate fMegCyp1 chromosome 3, fMegCyp1.pri, whole genome shotgun sequence and encodes:
- the fkbp6 gene encoding inactive peptidyl-prolyl cis-trans isomerase FKBP6 — protein: MSKNGLSSRIQQFLDPMERRRAGMQSPFQRLAQHMEDLWGDGGILKQVIQAGEGAPVPRDASVSIHFSGYLEYADQPFETTRHLKYPRMLKLGRDVTLCGLELGLLTMRKGECSRFLFLPKYAYGDMGCPPLIPPAATVLYEVQVLDFLDSGEVDNFFALTPEEQNTVPLSTLLNVVNTMRCFGNRCFNQSRYEDAKDRYKQAATILKNRQLVDEEERKSIAGVQLPIFLNMSLTLLRLEKPGKALQYGKKALQIDPDNTKALFRCGQAYLELDDYEKALDFLLMAQAKKPFNSDINNLLKKLEVANKNFMERQREMCSKMFPSFSDSSKK